One segment of Pleomorphomonas sp. PLEO DNA contains the following:
- a CDS encoding PH domain-containing protein, translated as MSVLTTSSPVLLKLWGIPFVVIGLYLIAGRFFADAWARRNTVYAITNKRVLVARTRPFPKVTAVPLNELGVVNLIEGANGSGTIRFEGARSTFGRRGFSTSWSPAFDPIPQLIGIDQVRTVFALLQQAQQPAAL; from the coding sequence GTGTCCGTCCTGACGACGTCCTCGCCGGTCCTCTTGAAACTGTGGGGAATACCGTTCGTCGTCATCGGCCTCTATCTCATCGCCGGCCGCTTTTTTGCCGATGCTTGGGCGCGCAGGAATACCGTCTATGCGATCACCAATAAACGCGTACTCGTTGCAAGAACGCGCCCGTTCCCAAAGGTCACGGCGGTGCCGCTCAACGAGCTCGGCGTGGTCAACCTCATTGAGGGAGCCAATGGGAGCGGAACCATCCGCTTTGAAGGGGCGCGGTCCACCTTCGGTCGTAGAGGTTTTTCGACATCTTGGTCGCCAGCCTTCGATCCGATACCTCAATTGATCGGTATCGATCAGGTGCGAACCGTGTTCGCTCTGCTTCAGCAAGCTCAGCAGCCGGCAGCCCTGTGA
- a CDS encoding phosphoenolpyruvate hydrolase family protein, which translates to MPKFTRAALLEKYRKMIAARDPIVGGGAGTGLSAKCEEAGGIDLIVIYNSGRYRMAGRGSLAGLMAYGNANDIVVEMASEVLPVVKHTPVLAGVNGTDPFMLLEPFLRKLDALGFSGVQNFPTVGLIDGIFRANLEETGMGYGLEVDMIAKAHELDMLTTPYVFDPDQAQAMAKAGADIIVCHMGLTTGGAIGSQTSRKLEDCPKLINEWAEAALKVRKDVIVLCHGGPISEPDDANYILKNCPNCHGFYGASSMERLPTERALTEQTKRFKTIRRS; encoded by the coding sequence ATGCCTAAATTCACCCGTGCGGCCCTGCTCGAAAAGTACCGCAAGATGATCGCCGCTCGCGATCCGATCGTCGGCGGTGGCGCGGGAACGGGGTTGTCGGCCAAATGCGAGGAGGCCGGCGGCATCGATCTGATCGTCATCTACAATTCCGGCCGCTATCGCATGGCCGGGCGGGGATCGCTGGCCGGCTTGATGGCCTATGGCAACGCCAACGACATCGTCGTCGAGATGGCGTCCGAAGTGTTGCCGGTGGTCAAGCACACGCCGGTGCTGGCCGGTGTCAACGGCACTGATCCCTTCATGCTGCTGGAGCCCTTCCTGCGCAAGCTCGACGCCCTCGGCTTCTCGGGCGTGCAGAACTTCCCGACGGTCGGCCTGATCGACGGCATCTTCCGGGCCAATCTCGAAGAGACCGGCATGGGATACGGCCTTGAGGTCGACATGATCGCCAAGGCGCACGAACTCGACATGCTGACCACGCCGTATGTGTTCGATCCCGATCAGGCTCAGGCGATGGCCAAGGCCGGTGCCGACATCATCGTCTGCCATATGGGCCTGACGACCGGTGGCGCCATCGGCTCCCAGACGTCGCGCAAGCTCGAGGACTGCCCCAAGCTGATCAACGAGTGGGCGGAAGCGGCGCTCAAGGTCCGTAAGGACGTGATCGTCCTCTGCCATGGCGGGCCGATTTCCGAGCCGGATGACGCCAACTACATCCTGAAGAACTGCCCGAACTGCCACGGCTTCTATGGCGCTTCCAGCATGGAGCGCCTGCCGACCGAACGGGCGCTTACCGAACAGACCAAGCGCTTCAAGACGATCCGTCGCAGCTGA
- a CDS encoding ABC transporter ATP-binding protein, whose amino-acid sequence MDSATTCSSRGKPSVFSISNLGVSIGETPLLKSISAAFTPGEMVGLIGHNGSGKSTLLKVLARQIERYVGSVTYDGKPIAAIEPRAFARQIAYLPQHNGDTGQMTVRELVACGRYPWHGALGRFGEEDAGKVEEAMVRTHIDRLADRVVATMSGGERQRAWLAMLVAQNSGFLLLDEPTSALDIAHQVEVLSLIRGLAHDNGLGVVIVLHDVNMAARFCDRILALKGGRLLIDAPSEAIMDSRLLGEIYGLNMGITRHPELGLPLAYVS is encoded by the coding sequence ATGGATAGCGCCACGACCTGTTCATCGAGGGGTAAGCCCAGCGTGTTCTCCATCTCCAATCTCGGCGTCTCCATTGGGGAAACCCCGCTTCTCAAATCCATTTCCGCCGCGTTCACGCCGGGCGAGATGGTCGGGCTGATCGGTCACAACGGGTCGGGCAAGTCGACGCTGCTCAAGGTGCTCGCCCGCCAGATCGAGCGATACGTGGGATCGGTGACCTACGACGGCAAGCCGATCGCCGCCATCGAGCCGCGCGCCTTCGCGCGGCAGATCGCCTATCTACCGCAGCACAACGGCGACACCGGCCAGATGACGGTGCGCGAGCTGGTGGCTTGCGGCCGCTATCCCTGGCATGGCGCTCTCGGCCGCTTCGGCGAGGAGGACGCCGGCAAGGTGGAGGAAGCCATGGTCCGAACCCACATCGACAGGCTCGCCGACCGGGTGGTGGCGACCATGTCGGGCGGCGAGCGCCAGCGCGCCTGGCTGGCCATGCTGGTGGCGCAGAACAGCGGCTTCCTGCTGCTCGACGAGCCGACCTCGGCGCTCGACATCGCCCATCAGGTCGAGGTGCTCTCGCTGATCCGAGGGCTCGCCCACGACAATGGCCTCGGCGTGGTCATCGTGCTGCACGACGTCAACATGGCCGCTCGCTTCTGCGACCGGATCCTGGCGCTGAAGGGCGGTCGGCTGCTGATCGACGCACCGTCGGAGGCCATCATGGACAGCCGGCTGCTGGGCGAGATCTACGGTTTGAACATGGGCATCACCCGCCATCCCGAGCTCGGCCTGCCGCTCGCCTACGTCAGTTGA
- a CDS encoding DUF1097 family protein — translation MSNNAAAVETPGPVVINRVPLWLAVALTVVISLPFGLWFGKYNFTLWCAFIAWAEYFALGAKPRAIPTILISFGYAAVLTGLSLAIIPVFGFLPNMVTPGDIPTAASLFVVVAFMVYSMKWSHHFIDGSLPFFNGISMGLAVYFTSSYPQLGPAALMPITAAIWATAMAAFGILLGVITVALQFPAKR, via the coding sequence ATGAGCAACAACGCAGCAGCCGTCGAGACACCTGGGCCGGTGGTGATCAACCGGGTTCCGCTCTGGCTGGCCGTGGCCCTCACGGTCGTCATATCGCTGCCATTCGGCCTGTGGTTTGGAAAATACAACTTCACGCTCTGGTGCGCGTTCATCGCCTGGGCGGAGTATTTCGCGCTCGGCGCCAAGCCGAGGGCCATCCCGACGATCCTCATCAGCTTCGGCTACGCGGCGGTGCTGACCGGTCTTTCGCTGGCCATCATCCCGGTGTTCGGCTTCCTGCCGAACATGGTGACGCCGGGCGATATTCCCACGGCGGCTTCGCTGTTCGTCGTCGTGGCCTTCATGGTCTATTCGATGAAATGGTCGCATCACTTCATCGATGGCAGCCTGCCGTTCTTCAACGGCATCTCGATGGGGCTGGCCGTCTATTTCACCAGTTCCTACCCGCAATTGGGGCCGGCGGCCCTGATGCCGATCACCGCCGCCATCTGGGCGACCGCGATGGCCGCCTTCGGCATCTTGCTCGGCGTCATCACCGTCGCTTTGCAGTTTCCCGCAAAGCGCTAG
- a CDS encoding efflux RND transporter permease subunit: MNLPALFIRRPVAAILLAIGLSLAGFFAYRLLPVAALPRVDFPTITVSAQLSGASPETMATAVATPLIKQFQTIGGIDTISARSSLGSTSITLQFELSRSIDSAAADVQSAIDVARRKLPDNMTSDPSYRKVNAADTPILLLSVTSPTVPLTELDSLAQNVLSPAISTINGVAQAQIFGSQKYAVRVEADPDRLAARGIGLDQLSTAIANANNQSPVGSMDNAAQTITLDAPTQFTSAAGFRPLIVSTTKAGPVRLGDVANVIDSVENRDQASWYDGTRAITLAVQRQPDANTVEVVDAIKAALPAITSQLPAGVNVSLMNDNSVAIRAAVADVKFTLFLTIGLVILVIYLFLGKLYTTAIPAIAVPLSILIAFGAMYVLGYSIDNMSLLALTLSVGLVVDDAIVMLENIVHHIEQGESPMEAAFKGSGEVTSTIISMSLSLIAVFMPILLMGGVVGRLFTEFGMVVSLAITASALVSLTVTPMLAARLPANIGTPPSRYSPAGLFDIGFSKVLKGYSKSVGWTLRHPLPMVLVFLGTFAGSAWLFADLPKSFLPQEDIGQLSISTQARQDISYDAMALLQKQAADVVGRDPAVDHVNARVDSSQINSASMNVQLKPAAQRESLDVVVGRLRQSLGHIVGLQSFVTPVQSLRLGGRSSQSQYQLVVQSLDASQLTDWAERLRLAMAQDTATFTDVATDLQNNALQARIIIDRDRAESFGINAATLRKTLGDGFGEQSVADIQSTGDSYSVILEYASTLDWSNDRLSELRVRSSTTGTLVPLTAFATVERQSGPVTVNQTGQLTSITVSFNLPQGVSLGAATSRIDAIKQDIGLPTTVFTAFAGTAQVFAQSTSNTPLLIIAAILTIYVVLGVLYESFIHPLTILSGLPSAALGALLALKLTGMDLSIIALIGILMLIGIVKKNAIMMVDVALQLMREDGAKPMEAIHEAATRRFRPIMMTTFCALLGTLPIAMGHGASAELRQPLGVAVVGGLLVSQLLTLYITPVIFVGCEKLRSLFAKKQAPAAEASPAE; this comes from the coding sequence ATGAACCTTCCCGCCCTGTTCATCCGGCGGCCGGTCGCCGCCATTCTCCTGGCGATCGGCCTGTCGCTCGCCGGCTTCTTCGCCTATCGCCTGTTGCCGGTGGCTGCCCTGCCGCGCGTCGACTTCCCCACCATCACCGTGTCGGCCCAACTGTCCGGCGCCTCGCCCGAGACCATGGCCACGGCGGTGGCGACGCCGCTGATCAAGCAATTCCAGACCATCGGCGGCATCGACACCATCTCGGCCCGCTCCTCGCTCGGCTCCACATCCATCACTTTGCAATTCGAGCTCTCCCGCAGCATCGACAGCGCCGCCGCCGACGTACAGTCGGCCATCGACGTCGCCCGCCGCAAGCTGCCCGACAACATGACCTCCGACCCGAGCTACCGGAAGGTCAACGCGGCCGATACGCCGATCCTGCTGCTCTCGGTCACCTCGCCGACGGTGCCACTCACCGAGCTCGACTCGCTGGCTCAGAACGTACTGTCGCCGGCCATCTCCACCATCAACGGCGTCGCCCAGGCGCAGATCTTCGGCTCGCAGAAATACGCCGTCCGCGTCGAGGCCGACCCCGACCGCCTCGCCGCCCGCGGCATCGGCCTCGACCAGCTCTCCACCGCCATCGCCAATGCCAACAACCAGTCGCCGGTCGGCAGCATGGACAATGCGGCCCAGACCATCACACTCGACGCGCCAACCCAATTCACTTCGGCCGCCGGCTTCCGTCCGCTGATCGTCTCCACCACCAAGGCCGGTCCTGTCCGCCTGGGCGACGTCGCCAACGTGATCGACAGCGTCGAGAACCGCGATCAGGCAAGCTGGTATGACGGCACGCGCGCCATCACACTGGCCGTTCAACGCCAGCCGGACGCCAACACCGTCGAGGTGGTGGACGCCATCAAGGCGGCGCTGCCAGCCATCACCAGCCAGTTGCCGGCCGGGGTGAACGTGTCGCTGATGAACGACAACTCGGTGGCGATCCGCGCCGCCGTCGCCGACGTCAAATTCACGCTGTTTCTCACCATCGGCCTCGTCATCCTCGTCATCTACCTGTTCCTCGGCAAACTCTACACCACCGCCATTCCGGCCATCGCCGTGCCCTTGTCGATCCTGATCGCCTTCGGGGCGATGTATGTGCTCGGCTATTCCATCGACAACATGTCGCTCCTGGCGCTGACGCTATCGGTCGGCCTCGTCGTCGACGACGCCATCGTCATGCTGGAGAACATCGTCCACCACATCGAACAGGGCGAGAGCCCGATGGAGGCCGCCTTCAAGGGCTCGGGCGAGGTCACCTCCACCATCATCTCGATGTCGCTGTCGCTGATCGCCGTTTTCATGCCCATCCTGTTGATGGGCGGCGTGGTCGGCCGGCTGTTCACCGAGTTCGGCATGGTGGTGTCGCTGGCCATCACCGCCTCGGCGCTGGTGTCGCTCACCGTGACGCCGATGTTGGCCGCCCGCCTGCCCGCCAACATCGGCACGCCGCCGTCCCGTTACAGCCCCGCCGGCCTGTTCGATATCGGCTTCTCCAAGGTGCTCAAGGGCTATTCGAAAAGCGTCGGTTGGACGCTGCGCCATCCGCTGCCCATGGTGCTGGTGTTCCTGGGTACCTTCGCCGGCTCCGCTTGGCTGTTCGCCGACCTGCCCAAGAGCTTCCTGCCGCAGGAGGACATCGGCCAGCTCTCCATCTCCACCCAGGCGCGCCAGGACATTTCCTACGACGCCATGGCGCTCCTCCAGAAGCAGGCCGCCGACGTGGTCGGCCGCGATCCGGCCGTCGACCACGTCAATGCTCGGGTCGATAGCTCGCAGATTAATTCGGCCAGTATGAACGTGCAGCTGAAACCAGCGGCTCAGCGTGAGTCGCTCGACGTGGTGGTCGGCCGGCTGCGCCAGTCGCTCGGCCACATCGTCGGCCTACAGAGCTTCGTCACCCCGGTTCAGAGCCTGCGCCTCGGCGGTCGCTCCAGCCAGAGCCAGTATCAGCTCGTCGTGCAATCGCTCGACGCCAGCCAGCTCACCGACTGGGCCGAACGGCTGCGCCTGGCCATGGCCCAGGACACCGCCACCTTCACCGACGTCGCCACCGACCTTCAGAACAACGCTTTGCAGGCCCGCATCATCATCGACCGCGACCGGGCCGAAAGCTTCGGCATCAACGCCGCCACCCTGCGCAAGACGCTGGGCGACGGCTTCGGCGAGCAATCGGTCGCCGACATCCAATCGACCGGCGACAGTTATTCGGTGATCCTCGAATACGCCTCGACGCTCGACTGGAGCAACGACCGGCTGTCCGAGCTGCGCGTCCGCTCCAGCACCACCGGAACGCTGGTGCCGCTGACCGCGTTTGCCACCGTCGAGCGGCAGTCCGGCCCGGTCACCGTCAACCAGACGGGACAGCTCACCTCGATCACCGTCTCCTTCAACCTGCCGCAAGGCGTGTCGCTCGGTGCCGCCACCAGCCGCATCGACGCCATCAAGCAGGACATCGGCCTGCCGACCACCGTGTTCACCGCCTTCGCCGGTACGGCGCAGGTGTTCGCCCAGTCGACGTCCAACACGCCGCTTTTGATCATCGCCGCCATCCTCACCATCTACGTGGTGCTCGGCGTGCTCTACGAGAGCTTCATCCATCCGCTGACCATCCTGTCGGGCCTGCCCTCGGCGGCGCTTGGCGCGCTGCTCGCCCTGAAGCTCACCGGCATGGACCTGTCCATCATCGCCCTGATCGGCATCCTGATGCTGATCGGCATCGTCAAGAAGAACGCCATCATGATGGTCGACGTCGCCCTGCAGCTGATGCGTGAGGACGGCGCCAAACCGATGGAGGCCATCCACGAGGCGGCGACGCGCCGCTTCCGGCCGATCATGATGACCACCTTCTGCGCCCTGCTCGGCACTCTGCCGATCGCCATGGGCCACGGTGCCAGCGCCGAGCTGCGCCAGCCGCTCGGCGTGGCGGTGGTCGGCGGCCTCCTGGTCAGCCAGTTGCTGACGCTCTACATCACGCCGGTGATCTTCGTCGGCTGCGAGAAGCTCCGTTCGTTGTTCGCCAAAAAGCAAGCCCCGGCGGCGGAAGCGTCACCGGCGGAGTGA
- a CDS encoding IS256 family transposase, giving the protein MTKDMMNFRDLVEQAPDADILREMIGFAAERLMELEVGTVTGAGYGEKDPSRRVQRNGYRERDWETRAGTVELRIPKLRKGSYFPGFLEPRRMAEKALTAVIQEAYIQGISTRSVDDLVKAMGMSGISKSQVSRLCEEIDDKVKAFLDRPIEGDWPYLWIDATYLKVRRGGRIVSVAVIIAIGVNTDGRREVLGLEIGTSEAEPIWTEFLRKLTRRGLRGVKLVISDAHEGIKAAVSKVLSATWQRCRVHFMRNVLAHAGRSGRRVVSAFIATAFAQETAEAASTQWRAVADQIRPKVPKLATIMDDAEEDVLAYMTFPKEHRAKLHSTNPIERLNGEIKRRTEVVGIFPNDEAIVRLVGALLLEQNDEWAVLRARYMTLETIAQMGNDPFVSLPAVTN; this is encoded by the coding sequence ATGACCAAGGACATGATGAACTTCCGCGACCTCGTGGAACAAGCCCCTGACGCCGACATTCTGCGCGAGATGATAGGCTTTGCCGCCGAACGGCTGATGGAGTTGGAGGTCGGCACCGTGACGGGCGCCGGCTATGGAGAGAAGGATCCGTCACGCCGCGTCCAGCGCAACGGCTACCGCGAGCGTGATTGGGAGACGAGGGCTGGCACGGTCGAGCTCCGTATCCCCAAGCTGCGCAAAGGCAGCTATTTCCCAGGCTTTCTCGAACCTCGCCGCATGGCTGAGAAGGCGCTGACGGCCGTCATCCAGGAAGCCTACATTCAGGGGATCTCTACACGCTCGGTCGATGATCTGGTCAAGGCCATGGGCATGTCCGGCATCTCCAAGAGCCAGGTGTCGAGATTGTGCGAAGAGATCGACGACAAGGTGAAGGCCTTCCTCGATCGACCGATTGAAGGCGACTGGCCTTACCTGTGGATCGACGCCACCTACCTCAAGGTTCGCCGAGGTGGGCGTATCGTCTCGGTGGCCGTCATCATCGCCATCGGCGTTAACACCGATGGCCGGCGCGAGGTTCTGGGGCTGGAGATCGGCACTTCCGAGGCAGAACCGATCTGGACCGAGTTCCTGCGCAAGCTGACCCGACGTGGATTGCGGGGCGTCAAGCTGGTCATCTCCGACGCCCACGAAGGCATCAAGGCGGCCGTCTCCAAGGTGCTCAGCGCCACCTGGCAACGCTGCCGAGTCCACTTCATGCGCAACGTGCTGGCCCATGCCGGCAGGAGCGGTCGCCGCGTCGTCTCTGCCTTCATCGCCACGGCCTTTGCTCAGGAGACCGCCGAGGCCGCCAGTACCCAATGGCGTGCCGTTGCCGACCAGATCCGTCCCAAAGTCCCGAAACTGGCCACGATCATGGATGACGCCGAAGAGGATGTGCTGGCCTACATGACCTTTCCGAAAGAACACCGGGCGAAGCTGCATAGCACCAACCCGATCGAGCGGCTAAACGGCGAGATCAAGCGACGCACCGAAGTGGTTGGCATCTTCCCAAATGACGAAGCGATCGTTCGTCTCGTCGGGGCCTTGCTGCTGGAACAAAACGACGAATGGGCCGTCCTACGCGCTAGATACATGACGCTGGAAACCATCGCGCAGATGGGCAATGATCCCTTCGTCAGCTTGCCGGCAGTGACAAACTGA
- a CDS encoding efflux RND transporter periplasmic adaptor subunit produces the protein MKKTLGIILVAAIAAGLYWRDDIVSVTAPYVSQAFAAVSPSAAPTAPPDIKDPSTTGGGHRQHAAGDGAGQTAGKASGQGGGGRRGSGGPTRVSTVAASAEDMPIERRTIGTITSPANLTVTTETSGLVTEILVADGADVHEGDVLIRLDSRIAEATVEKDQAALARDQATFDHAKETAARQQRLLSNEAVSQQSLEDANATVKTAEATVAVDQATLKSDLVTLDQKTIRAPFDGRLGAVEVVIGSFVQPATAIVRLTRTDPLYASFALSESDTSLVRAARAAGKPIKVDVSPLGTTDTFTGTVDFIDAAVDTTSGTFTARATLHGVADKLVPGQSIAVMAAIGSTPVVAVPTVALQATQQGNVVYVVGDDNTVTVRPVTVALSAGDRSGLTAGITAGERVVVEGQVRLAEGMKVIDASAQAASNPDAGNPDATKPDATNPGTGQPATGKHKTHGDKAGKPTSTAEAQP, from the coding sequence ATGAAGAAGACGCTCGGAATCATTCTGGTCGCCGCGATTGCGGCCGGCCTTTACTGGCGCGATGACATTGTGTCCGTCACCGCGCCCTATGTTTCCCAGGCGTTCGCCGCCGTATCGCCGAGCGCGGCACCGACCGCGCCACCCGATATCAAAGATCCGAGCACCACCGGCGGCGGTCACCGCCAGCATGCCGCTGGAGATGGCGCCGGACAGACCGCGGGCAAGGCATCGGGCCAGGGCGGCGGCGGTCGCCGCGGCTCCGGCGGCCCGACGCGCGTTTCCACCGTGGCGGCCAGCGCCGAGGACATGCCGATCGAGCGCCGCACCATCGGCACCATCACCTCGCCGGCCAATCTGACGGTGACCACCGAGACCTCCGGCCTCGTCACGGAAATCCTGGTGGCCGACGGTGCCGACGTGCACGAGGGCGACGTGCTGATCCGCCTCGACAGCCGCATCGCCGAGGCCACCGTCGAGAAGGACCAGGCAGCGCTCGCCCGTGATCAGGCGACGTTCGACCACGCCAAGGAGACGGCCGCCCGCCAGCAGAGGCTCCTCAGCAACGAAGCGGTATCGCAACAGTCGCTGGAAGACGCCAACGCCACCGTCAAGACCGCCGAGGCGACGGTCGCCGTCGACCAGGCGACGCTGAAATCGGACCTCGTGACGCTCGATCAGAAGACCATCCGCGCCCCCTTCGACGGTCGCCTCGGCGCCGTCGAAGTGGTGATCGGCAGCTTTGTGCAGCCGGCGACGGCCATCGTCCGCCTGACCCGCACCGACCCGCTCTATGCCAGCTTTGCCCTGTCCGAAAGCGACACCTCGCTGGTGCGGGCGGCGCGCGCCGCCGGCAAGCCGATCAAGGTCGACGTCTCGCCGCTCGGCACCACCGACACCTTTACCGGTACCGTCGATTTCATCGATGCCGCCGTCGACACCACCTCGGGCACCTTCACCGCCCGGGCAACCTTGCATGGTGTCGCCGACAAACTGGTACCCGGTCAGTCGATCGCCGTTATGGCCGCCATTGGGTCGACGCCGGTGGTGGCGGTGCCCACCGTCGCCTTGCAGGCAACGCAGCAGGGCAATGTCGTCTATGTCGTCGGCGACGACAACACGGTGACCGTCCGCCCGGTGACCGTCGCGCTGTCGGCCGGCGACCGGTCCGGCCTCACCGCCGGCATCACGGCCGGCGAGCGGGTGGTGGTCGAAGGACAGGTGCGCCTTGCCGAGGGCATGAAGGTGATCGACGCTTCGGCTCAGGCGGCTAGCAATCCCGACGCAGGCAATCCCGACGCGACCAAGCCGGACGCGACCAACCCAGGCACTGGCCAGCCGGCTACCGGCAAACACAAGACGCATGGCGACAAGGCCGGCAAGCCGACGAGCACGGCGGAGGCGCAGCCATGA